Proteins encoded by one window of Dendropsophus ebraccatus isolate aDenEbr1 chromosome 4, aDenEbr1.pat, whole genome shotgun sequence:
- the LOC138788911 gene encoding cytochrome P450 2D17-like, which yields MVAFISFLFSNGFLLLISFVICLFLLDFVKSRKNGSRLPPGPKGIPFLGNTLQVDFKNPAETVRQLRKEFGDVFSFQYFYKKLVVLNGFEMMKEALINKAEDIADRPQLPIFEKVGYAGDTKGISVARYGSSWKEQKRFALTTLRNFGMGKKSLEERVTEEAQWLRSVFRSQKGHFNPQLHIHNAVSNVICSIAFGDRFDYDDAKFQHLISLFDVALKSKHGFLYQVLNEIPILLNIPWLVNRALRLEHEVIKFLREMVLEHKKNWNPNDIRDFIDAYLAEMEKVKEDSGSSFTEGNLLMTTYDLFVGGTETTSTTLRWALLYMILYPDVQSKVQKEIDEVIGGERKPTMGDVLQMPYTNAVVHEVQRCADIIPFSMPHMTYRDMEINGYIIPKGTTVITNLSSVLKDQQLWEKPFQFYPKHFLDENGKFIKREAFMPFSAGRRACVGEQLARMELFLFFTTLLQQLTFEIPNDQPRPREEPLYGFTLSPHPFNICAVARG from the exons ATGGTCGCGTTTATTTCCTTCTTATTCTCCAATGGATTTTTGTTGCTCATTTCTTTCGTCATTTGCCTTTTCCTCTTGGACTTTGTGAAGAGCAGGAAGAATGGATCACGGCTTCCCCCGGGTCCTAAAGGGATTCCATTTCTTGGTAACACCCTGCAGGTTGACTTTAAAAACCCAGCAGAAACAGTTCGccag TTGAGAAAAGAGTTTGGAGACGTATTCAGTTTTCAGTACTTCTATAAAAAACTGGTGGTGCTGAATGGATTTGAGATGATGAAGGAAGCGCTGATCAACAAGGCCGAGGACATCGCAGATCGGCCTCAACTTCCTATCTTTGAAAAAGTAGGATATGCTGGAGACACCAAAG GCATATCGGTCGCCAGATACGGGAGCTCATGGAAGGAGCAAAAAAGATTTGCCCTAACGACACTTAGAAACTTTGGGATGGGCAAGAAATCCCTGGAGGAGAGAGTGACAGAAGAAGCTCAGTGGCTGCGTTCTGTATTTAGATCCCAGAAAG GCCACTTTAATCCACAACTGCATATACACAACGCTGTCAGTAATGTCATCTGCTCCATCGCATTTGGGGATCGCTTTGATTATGATGATGCAAAATTTCAACACCTTATAAGTCTCTTCGATGTCGCTTTAAAATCTAAACATGGATTTTTGTATCAG gttCTGAATGAAATACCAATTCTCTTGAACATCCCGTGGCTTGTAAATCGGGCGCTGCGGTTGGAGCATGAAGTCATTAAATTCTTAAGGGAAATGGTTTTGGAACATAAGAAAAATTGGAATCCGAATGACATCCGTGATTTTATAGATGCCTACCTGGCGGAGATGGAAAAA GTGAAAGAAGACAGTGGCAGTAGCTTTACTGAGGGAAACCTGCTTATGACAACATATGATTTATTTGTGGGTGGAACAGAAACTACAAGTACCACCCTGAGGTGGGCGCTGCTGTACATGATCCTCTACCCAGATGTCCAAT CCAAAGTACAAAAAGAAATTGATGAAGTCATTGGAGGAGAGCGTAAACCAACAATGGGGGACGTGCTGCAAATGCCGTATACTAATGCTGTGGTCCATGAAGTACAACGATGTGCAGATATTATTCCCTTTTCTATGCCTCATATGACCTACAGAGACATGGAGATTAATGGTTACATTATACCAAAG GGCACCACTGTCATCACCAACCTGTCCTCTGTGCTCAAAGATCAGCAACTATGGGAGAAACCTTTCCAATTTTACCCAAAGCATTTTCTAGATGAGAACGGAAAGTTTATAAAACGAGAAGCATTTATGCCATTTTCTGCAG GTCGGAGAGCATGCGTGGGGGAACAACTTGCCAGAATGGAACTCTTCCTGTTTTTTACCACTTTATTACAGCAACTTACATTTGAGATACCGAATGACCAACCTCGTCCCAGGGAAGAGCCTCTctatgggttcacactaagtcCACATCCCTTCAATATTTGCGCTGTAGCTAGGGGATAA